The Arthrobacter sp. OAP107 DNA segment CCACCACGCCGGACTTGGCGGCCGCCTCGCAGGTGGACCGGATGACACTGGGATCGCCGGCGTGGAACCCGCAGGCGACGTTGGCGCTCGATACCGAGGCCATCATGGCGGCGTCGTCTCCCAGGCTCCATCGCCCGAAGGATTCACCGACGTCGCTGTTCAGATCTATTGCGTGCATTGTGACCCTCATCTCAACTTGTCCTTAGATAAGGATGCACCCTTCGGCGGAAATGTTCAACAATTCAACAATCCGATTGTGGGTGGTTCGTGTAAATTCGGTGTATGGCCACAGTGAATCCGAGTTCAGGTGCATCCCGTCTCCGCGTTGCTGTGCCATCGGTGGCCGCGCGCGTGGCCAGCGAACTCCGCCTCCAGATTGCCGAAGGTGCGCTGCTGCCCGGCTCGAAGCTGAAGGAAGAAGCCCTTTCCGAAGAGCTCGGGGTTTCCCGGAACACCGTGCGCGAGGCCTTTGCCGAACTCGCCAGCGAGCGGCTGGTGGTCCGGCTGCCCAACCGCGGCGTCTTTGTGGCAAGCCTCGAAGCCAGCGACATCCATGACGTGTATGCCGTCCGGCGCGCCATCGAAGTCAGCGCCGTCCGGGGCGGCGGCAGTGCCGAGAGCATTGCGGCCGTGCGGGCCGCAGTGGAAGAGGGAAAGCAGGCGGCCGAGGCCGGCGACAGTGAGGGACTGGGCAGTGCCAACCAGCATTTCCACCGTGCCCTCGTAGCCATGGCCGGCAGTGAACGGCTCAACATCATCATGTCGCAGGTGCTGGCTGAGATGAGGCTGTTCTTCCACAAGGCCTCCATTGACGGCGGCTTCTACCAGGACTACCTGCCGGATAACGAGCAGATCTGCAAGGCGCTGGAGGCCGGGGAGTACGAGCGTGCCGCCGGGCGCCTCCTCGCCTACCTCGACAAATCGGAGCAGCACCAGACCGCCGTTCACTCGTCCTGACCAACGGCCCCCTCCAGCGCCCCTAATCCGGCGCGAACGGACACTTGTGGCCCCCGGGAAACGCTTCCTGGGGGCCACAAGTGTCCGTTCGCGCTTAAGCCGTGCAGCTATCCCACCCCTTGACGGTGTGATCCAGGTCGCGTAACCTGTTCGTCAACCGTTGGATTGTTCAACACTTCCACAATCCAACAGAAAGCTCCGTTTTCGGCGGCTGCCCGGGGGAAGCCGCCACCAGCCCCAATGCCCGCGCCCTGACAACGTCGCAGGCCCGGGCAGACGGGCGCACCAGCGCATCCGTGCCACAACGGATGGGCATCCATACTCTTTCTGGAGGAACAAATGGCCAATCAACCCGCAATGGCCGCCGCAGTGAACAGGCCCGCCGTCGGACGCAAGGATATGTACAAGGCGTTCGCGGCCAGCCTCACCGGCACCGCGCTGGAGTTCTATGACTTCGCGGTCTACTCCGCCGCGGCCGCCATCGTTTTCCCGCTGATCTTCTTTCCGGCGTCGGACCCTGTGACCGGCACCCTGCTGGCGTTCTCGACCTACGCGGTGGGCTACATTTCCCGGCCGGTCGGCGGCATCATCTTCGGCCGGCTGGGCGATGAGATCGGCCGCAAGAAGATCCTGGTCTTCACGCTGATGCTGATCGGCGTGGCCACCTTCCTCATCGGCCTGCTGCCCACCTACGGCAACATCGGCATCCTCGCACCGGCGATCCTCGTCTTCCTGCGCTTCGCGCAGGGCGTGGGCGTCGGCGGCGAATGGGGCGGCGCCGTCCTGCTCTCCAGCGAATTCGGGGAACCCAGCCGGCGCGGCTTCTGGGCCTCCGCGGCGCAGATCGGCCCGCCCGCCGGCAACCTCCTGGCCAATGGCGCGCTCGCCGTCCTGACGCTGACGCTGTCCGAGCAGGCATTCCTGGACTACGGCTGGCGGATCGCCTTCGTGATCTCGGCCCTGCTGGTGGCGTTCGGGCTGTGGATCCGCCTGAAGCTTGAAGACACTCCGATCTTCAAGGCCATGGAAGCCCGCGGCGAGCAGCCCAAGGCCCCCATCCGGGAACTGCTCGCCACCCAGCGCCGGCCGCTCCTGGCCGCCATGCTCAGCCGCATCGGCCCGGACGTCCTCTACGCACTGTGCACCGTGTTCACCCTGACCTACGGCATGAAGGAACTCGGCTTCGACCGCGGGCAGGTCCTCGTCGCCGTTCTCATCGGCTCCGGCCTCCAGCTCTTCACCATGCCGCTGGCGGGCGCCGTCTCCGACCGGATCAACCGGCGCCTCGTCTACGGCATCGCGGCAGTCGCCACCGCCGTGTGGGCCTACCTGTTCTTCATCGTGCTGGAAGGCCGCTCCCCGGTGATGCTGATTGTGGGCACCGTGCTGGGCCTGCTGTGCCACTCCTTCATGTACGGACCGCAGGCCGCGTTCGTCGTCGAGCAGTTCTCCCCGCGCCTCCGCTCCACCGGCAGCTCCCTGGCCTACACCTTCGCCGGCATCGCCGGTGGAGCCATCGCACCGTTCATGTTCACCTTGCTGCAGAGCACCTTCCACAGCTGGGTTCCTGTGGCCATCTACCTCACCGTTGCCTGCCTGCTGACAGTAGTGGGCCTTGCCCTCGGCCGCGACTCAAACGTCGCCGAGGACGAGGAATACCTGCGGGCGTCGGCGGAACCTACCGAAAGCGCAGCCCGATGATCCAGACGAATGCCACCCTGCCGCCGTCGGAAGCCCGCCGCCAGTTCCGCGACGGCCTGGTCACACCCACCTCCGGCTGGAGCGACGGCTATACCCAGACCAACCTGATCGCCGTGACCGCGGACTACGCAGACGAGTTCCTCGAATTCTGCCGGCTGAACCCCAAGCCCTGCCCGGTCATCGACGTCATTCCCGCGGGGCAGTACGAAAGTTCCCTCGCCAAAGGCTCCGACATCCGCACCGACATCCCCGCCTACGCGGGTGTGGGAAGACGGCGTCCTGGCCGCCGAGGTCCAGGATGTCCGCCCGCTCTGGCGCGATGACATGGTGGGGGTGCTCATCGGCTGCAGCTTCACCTTCGAGGCTGCGCTTGCCGCCGAGGGCATCCCGCTCCGCCACACCGAGACGGGGCGCAACGTCCCCATGTACCGTACGAATATCGAGTGCACACCGGCAGGGCGGATCCACGGCCCGATGGTCGTCTCGATGCGGCCCATGCCGGCCGAACTGGTGGATACTGCCATCCGGGTCACGGCCGAGGTGCCCCAGGTCCACGGCGCGCCGGTGCACGTCGGTTCACCCGGGGAGCTCGGCATCGCCGATATCTCCCGCCCCGACTTCGGTGACGCCGTGGACATCCGGCCCGGCGAGGTGCCCGTGTTCTGGGCCTGCGGGGTAACGCCGCAGAGCGCCGTGATGGCATCCCGGCCGGCCTTCGCCATCAGCCACGCTCCCGGGTACATGTTCATTACGGATGTCCCGGAGAGCGCGTACCGGGTGCGGGCAGGGGAGCAGGACTAGAAGCTCCGTGCGTTGGCCAGTACGGGCAGCTTTGCCCGGACCTCGGGGATGACGGAGGGATCGACGTCGACCACGGCCAGTTCGGGTTTGGCGCCCAGTGCCACCAGCGCGGCACCCAGCGGCGACACCACCGCGCTGTGGCCGATCCCGGTGGGCGCGGCGTCGGCGGACGGCAGCCCGAGGGTTCCCGGATCGCCCTGGCCGCACGCCACCACAAACGTGGTGCTGTCCACGGCCCGGGCGCGGACCAGCAGGTCCCACTGCTCCGCCTTGCCTTCGCCCGCACCCCAGGACGCGCAGACGATGTTGATGGCCGCGCCGGCCCTGGCGTTGGCCGTGAACAGTGCAGGGAAGCGGACGTCGTAGCAGGTGGCAAGGCCAATGGTGGTGCCGTTGAGGTCGAAGGTCACCGGCGCCGTTCCCGCATCCACCGAATCGGATTCGGCGAATCCGAACGCGTCAAAGAGGTGGATCTTGTCGTAGGACGCGTCGAGCCCCGGCCCGGTGACCAGTAGCGTGTTCCGCACCCGGCCGCCGTCGCCGGGCGTGAACATGCCAACCACGACGGCGATGTCCAGGTCCCGGGCAATGGCCCGTACCGCTGTGGCCCACGGCCCGTCCAGCGGTTCGGCGACCTCGGCCAGCGGATTGCCGAAGGCGCGCATGGCAGCCTCGGGGAACACCACCAGCTCGGCACCTGCCGCCTTTGCCCGCGTGGCGTATCCTCGGATCAGCCCGAGGTTGGCCGTGGGGTCGGCGCCGGTGACGATTTGGGCGACTGCTAAACGCATGGATCTGCTCTTCTCTGTTGTATACCTGATGTATGCGAAAAAATTCGGGGACGGCGGCGTCCGGCCGGGAGAAGGCGTACGCCTACCTTCGTGAGAACATCCTGACCGACCCGGAGATGCAGGGGCGCTTCCTGAACGAGCAGGAGCTGGCCGCCGAGATCGGGGTCTCCCGCACCCCTGTCCGCGAGGCCCTGCTGCTGCTGGTCTCCGATGGGCTGGTGGAACTCATCCCGCAACGCGGCGCCTATGTGCCGCCGGTGACCGGCCGCGAAATCTCGGAGCTCATGGAGCTGCGCGGCGTGCTGGAAAGCCACGCCGCCCGCCTTGTCATTGAGCACCGGAGCGTGCCGGCGGACCAGATGCAGGACACCCTCGACCAGCAGGCCAGGCTGCCGGAAAACGAAGGTGCGGAGGCCGCGCAGGAGTTCATCCGGCTGGACACCCTCTTCCACCAGCAGCTCATTGACGCCGCGGGCAACGAGCTCATCTCCAGGACCTACAGCAAGCTGCATGTCCGG contains these protein-coding regions:
- a CDS encoding MFS transporter; the protein is MANQPAMAAAVNRPAVGRKDMYKAFAASLTGTALEFYDFAVYSAAAAIVFPLIFFPASDPVTGTLLAFSTYAVGYISRPVGGIIFGRLGDEIGRKKILVFTLMLIGVATFLIGLLPTYGNIGILAPAILVFLRFAQGVGVGGEWGGAVLLSSEFGEPSRRGFWASAAQIGPPAGNLLANGALAVLTLTLSEQAFLDYGWRIAFVISALLVAFGLWIRLKLEDTPIFKAMEARGEQPKAPIRELLATQRRPLLAAMLSRIGPDVLYALCTVFTLTYGMKELGFDRGQVLVAVLIGSGLQLFTMPLAGAVSDRINRRLVYGIAAVATAVWAYLFFIVLEGRSPVMLIVGTVLGLLCHSFMYGPQAAFVVEQFSPRLRSTGSSLAYTFAGIAGGAIAPFMFTLLQSTFHSWVPVAIYLTVACLLTVVGLALGRDSNVAEDEEYLRASAEPTESAAR
- a CDS encoding carbon-nitrogen hydrolase family protein, whose amino-acid sequence is MRLAVAQIVTGADPTANLGLIRGYATRAKAAGAELVVFPEAAMRAFGNPLAEVAEPLDGPWATAVRAIARDLDIAVVVGMFTPGDGGRVRNTLLVTGPGLDASYDKIHLFDAFGFAESDSVDAGTAPVTFDLNGTTIGLATCYDVRFPALFTANARAGAAINIVCASWGAGEGKAEQWDLLVRARAVDSTTFVVACGQGDPGTLGLPSADAAPTGIGHSAVVSPLGAALVALGAKPELAVVDVDPSVIPEVRAKLPVLANARSF
- a CDS encoding GntR family transcriptional regulator; this translates as MRKNSGTAASGREKAYAYLRENILTDPEMQGRFLNEQELAAEIGVSRTPVREALLLLVSDGLVELIPQRGAYVPPVTGREISELMELRGVLESHAARLVIEHRSVPADQMQDTLDQQARLPENEGAEAAQEFIRLDTLFHQQLIDAAGNELISRTYSKLHVRQIVVGVSALFRTGGRREQVCSEHQDILDALVSGDAAKAQEAIDHHLAVTRDVLLRT
- a CDS encoding GntR family transcriptional regulator, whose protein sequence is MATVNPSSGASRLRVAVPSVAARVASELRLQIAEGALLPGSKLKEEALSEELGVSRNTVREAFAELASERLVVRLPNRGVFVASLEASDIHDVYAVRRAIEVSAVRGGGSAESIAAVRAAVEEGKQAAEAGDSEGLGSANQHFHRALVAMAGSERLNIIMSQVLAEMRLFFHKASIDGGFYQDYLPDNEQICKALEAGEYERAAGRLLAYLDKSEQHQTAVHSS